The genomic window AGGAAGTGAAGGTGGAGATGATGGACGTGCTGCGGCAGGTGGCCGCACAGTTCAACATGCCCCCCGACGTGATCCGCGGCTCGGGGCGCGTGCGTGAGGTCGTGCAGGCGCGGCAGGTGGCGCAGTACCTGATCCGCGAGCTGACCGATCATTCCCTGCCGGAGATCGGGCAGTTCTTCGGGCGGGATCACTCTACGGTCATGCACGCCATCAGCAAGGTCTCGGAACAGATGGGGAAGGACAGTGAACTGACCGCGGCGGTGGACCTCTTGCGCCGCCGCATGAAGGGTCAGGATGACGAGGATTCTGATGCGTAATTCGTTCTCATCATTCAGCTTCAAGCAGAATAAGTTCCAAGTTTCGTTCCAAACACCTGTGCAGCATTTCACGAGCTGTGGAAAAGCCTGTGGAAAAGCTGTGGATAACCCCCGGTTTACCTGTGGATAACTCTGTGGATAAACGTACCCCCTGACTCCCTGTGGATAACCTGCCAACTTTTCCACAGGTTATCCACAGGAAAGTGCCAGTTATCCACAATTTTGTCCACAAGGCAGATCTGCGCCTAGTGCAGCCCAAACCCACTTATCCACAGTTTCCACAGGACCTATTACTACTACTACTATCTTTTTTTAGAATAAAGACAGATAAAAGATAGGGACCAGACAGAGAGGCACGTATGAACGTACACGTCACCAAGAAAATCCTCAGCGAAGGCCTGGGCCTGCTGGAACGCGTCATCCCCAGCCGTAGCAGCAACCCCCTGCTCACGTCCCTGAAAGTCGAGGCGAGCGAAGCTGGCCTGACCCTGTCCGGTACCAACCTCGAAATCGACCTGTCGTGCTTCGTGCCCGCAGAGGTGAAAGATCCCCGTAACTTCGTGGTTCCTGCCCACCTGTTCGCGCAGATCGTGCGCAACCTTGGGGGCGAACTCGTTGAACTGGAACTCAGCGGCTCGGAACTCTCAGTGCGTGCGGGCGGCTCGGACTTCAAACTGCAGACCGGCGACATCGACGCCTACCCCCCGCTGAGCTTCCCCGCACAGGCTGATGTGAGCCTCGACGCGACCGAACTGGCCCGCGCCTTCTCCAGCGTGCGCTACGCCGCCAGCAACGAGGCCTTCCAGGCAGTCTTCCGCGGCATCAAGCTCGAGCACCGGCCCGAGGGCGCGCGCGTGGTCGCCTCCGATGGGTATCGCGTGGCGATCCGGGACTTCCCGGCCAGCGGGGACGGCCGCAACCTGATCATCCCGGCGCGCAGCGTGGACGAACTGATCCGCGTGCTCAAGGACGGCGAGGCCCGCTTCACGTACGGCGACGGGCAACTGAGCGTGACCACGGACCGCGTGCACATGAACCTGAAGCTCCTGGACGGGGACTTCCCGGATTACGAGCGCGTGATTCCCAAGGAGATCAAGTTGCAGGTCACGCTGCCCGCCACGGCGCTGAAGGAGGCCGTGAACCGCGTGGCGGTGCTGGCCGACAAGAACGCGAACAACCGCGTGGAGTTCCTGGTCTCGGAGGGCAAGCTGCGGCTGGCCGCCGAGGGCGACTACGGCCGCGCGCAGGACACGCTGGACGTGGTGCAGGGGGGCAGCGAGCCCGCCATGAGCCTCGCCTTCAACGCCCGGCACGTGCTGGACGCCCTGGGCCCGATCGACGGGGACGCGGAGCTGCTGTTCTCCGGGTCGACCAGCCCGGCGATCTTCCGCGCGGCGGGGGGCGGCGGGTACATGGCCGTGATGGTGACCCTGCGCGTCTGAGGTGCCGGGCGGGTGGGGCGCGCGGCCGCACCTGTCTGCACCGGAAGTTGAACCGGGTGCATCTTTCTGCGGGGGCACCCGCTTATAGTGTCTGAAGTACACCTACTCGCCTGCGGGCGACAGGGCCGTGATCCGGGAGGAAATAGGGATGAAGATTCAGAAAGTGATCGCCCGTGAAGTGCTGGACTCGCGCGGGAACCCCACCGTGGAAGCCGAAGTTCACCTCGACAGTGGCCTGCAGGGCCGCGCGATCGTACCCTCGGGCGCCAGCACCGGTACCCACGAGGCCCTGGAACTCCGCGACGGTGGCAGCCGCTACCTCGGCAAGGGCGTGCAGCAGGCCGTCAAGAACGTCAACGAGGCCCTCGGTCCGGCCGTGGTTGGTCTGGACGCCAGCGAGCAGGCCGCCATCGACGCCGCGCTCATGGCGACCGATGGCACCCCCAACAAGGGCAACCTGGGTGGCAACGCCATCCTGGCCGTCAGCCTCGCCGCAGCCCGCGCCGCGGCCGCTGAACTGAACATCCCGCTGTACCGCTACCTGGGTGGCAGCAACGCCAAGACCCTCCCGGTCCCGATGATGAACGTCATCAACGGCGGCGCGCACGCCGACAACAGCGTGGACTTCCAGGAGTTCATGGTCATGCCCGTCGGCGCGCCCAGCTTCCGCGAGGCGCTGCGCTACGGCGCCGAAACCTTCCACAGCCTCAAGAAGGTCCTGTCGAAGAAGGGCTACAACACCAACGTCGGCGACGAGGGCGGTTTCGCGCCGGACCTCAAGAGCAACGAGGAAGCGCTGGACGTGCTCCTCGAGGCGATCGAGAAGGCTGGTTACGAGCCCGGCAAGGACATCGCCATCGCGCTGGACCCCGCCGTGACCGAGCTGTTCAAGGACGGCCAGTACCACCTCGAATCCGAGGGCCGCGTGCTCTCAACCGCCGAGATGGTGGACTTCTGGGCCGACTGGGCCAGCCGCTACCCGATCGTGAGCATCGAGGACGGGTTGGCCGAGGACGACTGGGACGGCTGGGCGCAGCTGACCGCCAAGATCGGCGACCGCGTGCAGCTGGTCGGCGACGACCTATTCGTGACCAACCCCGAGCGCCTCCAGCGCGGCATTGACAGCAAGGTCGGCAACGCGATCCTGGTGAAGGTGAACCAGATCGGCAGCCTGACCGAGTCCATGGACGCCATCGAGCTGGCCAAGCGGCACCACTACGGCACGATCATCAGCCACCGCAGCGGCGAGTCCGAGGACGCGTTCATCGCGGATCTGGCGGTCGCCACGAACGCCGGGCAGATCAAGACCGGTTCGGCCAGCCGCTCGGACCGCATCGCGAAATACAACCAGCTGCTGCGCATCGAGGATAGCCTCGGTGACCGCGCGGTGTTCCCGGGCCGCAAGGCGCTGCGCTAACCCCGGCAGGCGGGCGGCGGGGGTGACCCTGACCGCCCGTCGCCTTCACGCGCTTGGAAAGGATTCCAGATGAAACAGATTGACCGCGCCACCAAGATCGTCGCCACCGTCGGGCCCGCCAGCCGCACCCCGGACGTGC from Deinococcus radiotolerans includes these protein-coding regions:
- the dnaN gene encoding DNA polymerase III subunit beta, whose amino-acid sequence is MNVHVTKKILSEGLGLLERVIPSRSSNPLLTSLKVEASEAGLTLSGTNLEIDLSCFVPAEVKDPRNFVVPAHLFAQIVRNLGGELVELELSGSELSVRAGGSDFKLQTGDIDAYPPLSFPAQADVSLDATELARAFSSVRYAASNEAFQAVFRGIKLEHRPEGARVVASDGYRVAIRDFPASGDGRNLIIPARSVDELIRVLKDGEARFTYGDGQLSVTTDRVHMNLKLLDGDFPDYERVIPKEIKLQVTLPATALKEAVNRVAVLADKNANNRVEFLVSEGKLRLAAEGDYGRAQDTLDVVQGGSEPAMSLAFNARHVLDALGPIDGDAELLFSGSTSPAIFRAAGGGGYMAVMVTLRV
- the eno gene encoding phosphopyruvate hydratase, giving the protein MKIQKVIAREVLDSRGNPTVEAEVHLDSGLQGRAIVPSGASTGTHEALELRDGGSRYLGKGVQQAVKNVNEALGPAVVGLDASEQAAIDAALMATDGTPNKGNLGGNAILAVSLAAARAAAAELNIPLYRYLGGSNAKTLPVPMMNVINGGAHADNSVDFQEFMVMPVGAPSFREALRYGAETFHSLKKVLSKKGYNTNVGDEGGFAPDLKSNEEALDVLLEAIEKAGYEPGKDIAIALDPAVTELFKDGQYHLESEGRVLSTAEMVDFWADWASRYPIVSIEDGLAEDDWDGWAQLTAKIGDRVQLVGDDLFVTNPERLQRGIDSKVGNAILVKVNQIGSLTESMDAIELAKRHHYGTIISHRSGESEDAFIADLAVATNAGQIKTGSASRSDRIAKYNQLLRIEDSLGDRAVFPGRKALR